The following proteins are encoded in a genomic region of Arachis stenosperma cultivar V10309 chromosome 4, arast.V10309.gnm1.PFL2, whole genome shotgun sequence:
- the LOC130974590 gene encoding putative disease resistance protein RGA4: MATDALLGILIGNLNTFVKNEIAALSGVDSLIQELSDNLEAIRALFQDATEEQFKSHAIKDWLKKLSDAMHVLEDILEDCSRESNRLQSEGWLARFQPKTILFRHAISKRMKDMVKRFQRIDDDRRRFQLPLGVRQRQQEDDDLRLTGSAIPEHQMYGRFSFEAIITRSFFQEVSIDKYGNTTFKIHDLFLDLARSIVGEEYKAYGESASLTNLSRRVHHVSYSGLPELNQNTLKNIESLRTFIDLDPAISNPLIRYSALVLRKVQLCNSLRALRTRSSELSVLKSLTHLSCHEGCQLSFPVAPGGQNVPEGQV, translated from the exons ATGGCAACTGATGCTTTGCTTGGAATTCTCATTGGAAACTTGAACACTTTTGTCAAGAATGAGATTGCAGCACTTTCTGGTGTTGACTCACTGATCCAAGAGCTGTCTGATAATCTCGAGGCAATCCGTGCATTGTTCCAAGATGCTACAGAGGAGCAATTCAAAAGCCATGCCATAAAGGACTGGCTGAAAAAGCTTTCCGATGCCATGCACGTGTTGGAAGATATCTTGGAAGATTGTTCAAGGGAATCCAACCGACTTCAAAGTGAAGGGTGGTTAGCCCGCTTCCAACCCAAGACTATTTTGTTTCGTCATGCTATCAGCAAGAGGATGAAAGACATGGTCAAGAGGTTCCAGCGTATTGATGATGATAGGAGAAGGTTTCAGCTGCCTTTGGGAGTCAGACAGAGGCAACAAGAAGATGATGATCTGAGGCTAACTGGTTCTGCCATCCCTGAGCACCAGATGTATGGAAGATTTTCATTTGAAGCCATCATCAcg AGATCATTTTTTCAAGAAGTATCGATTGACAAGTATGGAAACACCACCTTCAAGATCCATGACTTATTCCTTGATCTTGCCCGCTCCATAGTGGGAGAAGAGTATAAAGCTTATGGTGAGTCTGCAAGCTTGACCAATTTGTCAAGAAGGGTCCACCATGTAAGTTACTCTGGCTTGCCCGAGTTAAATCAGAATACCTTGAAGAATATTGAGTCCTTGAGAACTTTTATTGATCTTGATCCAGCAATTAGCAATCCCCTCATTAGATATTCAGCATTGGTTTTGCGTAAAGTGCAGTTATGTAATTCTCTCCGAGCATTGCGTACAAGATCTTCTGAACTCTCAGTACTGAAAAGTTTAACACATTTGAGTTGTCACGAAGGATGCCAACTCAGCTTTCCGGTAGCGCCAGGTGGACAAAATGTGCCGGAAGGACAAGTCTGA
- the LOC130976403 gene encoding uncharacterized protein LOC130976403 produces the protein MPLQLFDGSDSDNDDISKIKINEEYARRFEHNKRREELQRYEELKKKGAISSLTSSGSESGEESESESSDDDVDYEKLLSSRRRDKEFFDALLKVKKQDPSLKQKDVKLFVSDDSSEDEDEKNKAKDKKNEKPMYLKDVMAKHLIEEGPDFGDEDGEVIKKDKGKSESTKGKKDKLAKKLMPEESGFVNKDGKTYGDEQEELKRAVLEAVEREGLEDEGDFFTVKEKVDEDKVDSDDKEFEEKLDEYFGDESNENAKFLKNYFMNKMWIDKNRDNLNVGEEELEGISEDEMEIERQEEYEYRFQENQEDRVLGHARNVEGSVRKKTNTRKEQRKSKEERMAIAQKEREEELKHLKNLKKQEIQEKVKKIMSTAGIHEDEIIPLSAEEIEDEFDPEEYDRMMKAAFDEKYYNAEDADPGFGSENDDDMEKPDFEKEDELLGLPKGWDSTESHDGFLAARERVLKEKKENDSDSDSESKSDHQESEDEKEEKVPAEGSRKRKRKTALLEKAKQAMMDEYYKLDYEDTIGDLKTRFKYAKTKPNRFGMSAPELLLMDDTELNQYVSLKKLAPYRDEEWKLSKQKRHMLKMRTKELLREAGSKKKKNKKSKRDSSKSTLSNGVVENGKASTEDSNVNAENNLSRKARRRQRASSLKLSRARALAYGKIPSKSKHGGKN, from the coding sequence ATGCCTCTTCAACTTTTTGATGGAAGTGACTCAGACAATGACGACAtctcaaaaatcaaaataaatgaAGAATATGCTCGTAGGTTTGAGCACAACAAGAGGCGGGAGGAGCTTCAACGTTACGAGGAGCTAAAAAAGAAGGGTGCTATCTCTTCCTTGACATCCTCAGGTTCTGAAAGTGGCGAGGAATCTGAGTCGGAGTCATCTGATGATGATGTTGACTATGAGAAACTATTAAGTTCTAGAAGGAGAGACAAGGAGTTCTTTGATGCCCTACTCAAAGTGAAGAAGCAGGATCCTTCTCTTAAGCAGAAAGATGTTAAGCTTTTTGTGTCAGATGATAGCAGTGAAGATgaagatgagaaaaataaagcaaaagataagaagaatgaaaagCCAATGTATCTAAAGGATGTGATGGCAAAACATTTGATTGAGGAGGGACCAGATTTTGGTGATGAAGACGGGGAAGTAATAAAAAAGGACAAGGGTAAATCAGAAAGTACTAAAGGCAAGAAGGATAAACTGGCAAAGAAGTTGATGCCGGAGGAGTCAGGTTTTGTGAATAAAGATGGGAAGACTTATGGTGATGAGCAAGAGGAGTTGAAAAGAGCTGTTTTGGAAGCTGTAGAAAGAGAGGGTTTGGAAGATGAAGGGGATTTTTTCACTGTGAAGGAGAAGGTGGATGAGGACAAAGTAGACAGTGATGACAAGGAATTTGAGGAGAAACTGGATGAATATTTTGGTGACGAATCGAATGAAAATGCTAAGTTCTTGAAAAACTATTTCATGAACAAAATGTGGATTGATAAAAACAGGGATAATTTGAATGTTGGGGAGGAAGAATTGGAAGGGATCTCAGAGGATGAGATGGAGATCGAGAGGCAGGAAGAATATGAGTATAGGTTTCAAGAAAATCAGGAAGATAGGGTGTTGGGCCATGCTCGTAACGTGGAAGGATCAGtgagaaagaaaacaaatacaAGGAAAGAGCAGAGAAAGAGCAAAGAGGAAAGAATGGCAATAGCTCAGAAGGAGAGGGAGGAGGAGTTGAAGCATTTAAAGAACTTGAAGAAGCAGGAGATACAGGAGAAGGTTAAGAAGATAATGAGCACTGCAGGCATCCATGAGGATGAAATTATCCCGCTTTCAGCGGAAGAAATAGAAGATGAATTTGACCCAGAGGAGTATGATAGAATGATGAAGGCAGCATTTGATGAGAAATATTATAATGCTGAGGATGCTGATCCTGGTTTTGgtagtgagaatgatgatgacaTGGAAAAGCCAGATTTTGAAAAGGAGGATGAACTGCTTGGACTTCCTAAAGGCTGGGATTCTACTGAATCACATGATGGATTTTTGGCTGCCAGGGAGAGAGTATTAAAGGAAAAAAAGGAGAATGATAGTGATAGTGATAGTGAGAGTAAGAGTGATCACCAAGAAAGtgaagatgaaaaagaagagaaagttCCAGCGGAAGGTAGTCGGAAGAGGAAGCGCAAAACTGCTCTTTTGGAGAAAGCAAAACAAGCAATGATGGATGAGTACTATAAGTTAGATTATGAGGACACAATTGGTGACCTCAAGACAAGATTCAAGTATGCCAAAACAAAACCAAACAGATTTGGCATGAGTGCTCCAGAGCTACTATTGATGGATGACACGGAATTGAATCAATATGTGTCCTTGAAAAAGCTTGCACCATATCGCGATGAGGAATGGAAGCTAAGCAAACAAAAGAGACATATGCTGAAGATGAGGACCAAGGAGCTCCTTCGTGAAGCAGgttcgaagaagaagaagaacaagaagtcAAAGAGAGATTCTAGCAAGTCAACTTTGTCAAATGGTGTTGTGGAAAATGGAAAAGCAAGCACAGAGGATTCAAACGTAAATGCGGAAAATAATCTTTCAAGGAAAGCCAGGAGAAGGCAGCGAGCATCTAGTTTGAAGTTGTCACGGGCGAGGGCTTTAGCATACGGGAAGATACCCTCCAAATCTAAGCATGGAGGAAAGAACTAA
- the LOC130976404 gene encoding probable 3-hydroxyisobutyrate dehydrogenase, mitochondrial isoform X1: MAICRLRSLFSPSKCNSSSFSFYQSFKPRTFSSSHHLPSHLQNVGFIGLGNMGSRMANNLIKAGFSVTVHDLNSDVLDKFSHMGVATKKTPCEVSEASDVVVTMLPSSAHVNDVYTGPNGLLHGGKFLRPWLFIDSSTIDPQTSRNISATISNYILKEKKGDLEKPFMLDAPVSGGVIAAEAGTLTFMVGGSEEAFAAAKPLFFSMGKGAIYCGGAGNGSAAKICNNLALAVSMLGVSEALALGQSLGVAASTLSKIFNCSSARCWSSDSYNPVPGVMEGVPSSRDYNGGFASKLMAKDLNLAAESARQAGCKHPLTSEAQKIYTELCNEGHEGKDFSCVFRHYYTGMDEHVDQ; this comes from the exons ATGGCGATTTGCAGGTTGAGATCTTTGTTCTCTCCTTCCAAATgcaactcttcttctttttcattctaTCAATCCTTCAAACCACGCACTTTCTCTTCTTCCCACCACCTACCCTCTCACTTGCAG AATGTTGGATTCATTGGCCTTGGAAACATGGGATCAAGGATGGCGAATAATCTGATCAAAGCTGGATTCAGTGTTACAGTTCATGACCT AAACTCTGATGTTCTGGATAAGTTCTCTCATATGGGAGTTGCTACAAAGAAAACGCCTTGTGAAGTTTCAGAAGCAAGTGATGTTGTAGTTACAATGCTGCCTTCCTCTGCTCAT GTAAATGATGTTTACACTGGACCGAATGGTTTGCTACATGGTGGAAAATTCCTAAGGCCATGGTTATTCATAGATTCATCTACTATTGATCCGCAAACATCAAGAAACATTTCCGCCacaatatctaattatattctaaaagaaaagaaag GTGATTTGGAAAAACCATTCATGTTGGATGCCCCTGTATCTGGAGGAGTGATAGCTGCAGAAGCTGGGACACTTACTTTTATG GTTGGTGGCTCCGAGGAAGCGTTTGCTGCTGCTAAACCCTTATTCTTTTCAATGGGAAAAGGTGCAATATATTGTGGTGGAGCAGGAAATGGTTCT GCAGCAAAAATTTGCAATAATCTGGCTTTGGCTGTGAGCATGCTGGGAGTATCAGAAGCCCTTGCTCTAGGCCAGTCTCTAGGTGTAGCTGCCAGCACCTTGTCGAAAATATTTAACTGCTCCAGCGCTCGCTGTTGGAGTAG TGATTCTTACAACCCTGTGCCTGGGGTGATGGAAGGTGTGCCTTCTTCAAGGGATTATAATGGAGGGTTTGCATCCAAGCTTATG GCTAAAGACTTGAACCTAGCAGCAGAATCAGCTAGGCAAGCTGGTTGCAAACACCCACTAACATCAGAAGCACAAAAGAT ATATACAGAACTTTGCAATGAAGGGCATGAAGGCAAAGATTTCTCATGTGTTTTTCGTCATTATTACACTGGAATGGATGAACATGTTGATCAATAA
- the LOC130976404 gene encoding probable 3-hydroxyisobutyrate dehydrogenase, mitochondrial isoform X2, which produces MAICRLRSLFSPSKCNSSSFSFYQSFKPRTFSSSHHLPSHLQNVGFIGLGNMGSRMANNLIKAGFSVTVHDLNSDVLDKFSHMGVATKKTPCEVSEASDVVVTMLPSSAHVCDLEKPFMLDAPVSGGVIAAEAGTLTFMVGGSEEAFAAAKPLFFSMGKGAIYCGGAGNGSAAKICNNLALAVSMLGVSEALALGQSLGVAASTLSKIFNCSSARCWSSDSYNPVPGVMEGVPSSRDYNGGFASKLMAKDLNLAAESARQAGCKHPLTSEAQKIYTELCNEGHEGKDFSCVFRHYYTGMDEHVDQ; this is translated from the exons ATGGCGATTTGCAGGTTGAGATCTTTGTTCTCTCCTTCCAAATgcaactcttcttctttttcattctaTCAATCCTTCAAACCACGCACTTTCTCTTCTTCCCACCACCTACCCTCTCACTTGCAG AATGTTGGATTCATTGGCCTTGGAAACATGGGATCAAGGATGGCGAATAATCTGATCAAAGCTGGATTCAGTGTTACAGTTCATGACCT AAACTCTGATGTTCTGGATAAGTTCTCTCATATGGGAGTTGCTACAAAGAAAACGCCTTGTGAAGTTTCAGAAGCAAGTGATGTTGTAGTTACAATGCTGCCTTCCTCTGCTCATGTGT GTGATTTGGAAAAACCATTCATGTTGGATGCCCCTGTATCTGGAGGAGTGATAGCTGCAGAAGCTGGGACACTTACTTTTATG GTTGGTGGCTCCGAGGAAGCGTTTGCTGCTGCTAAACCCTTATTCTTTTCAATGGGAAAAGGTGCAATATATTGTGGTGGAGCAGGAAATGGTTCT GCAGCAAAAATTTGCAATAATCTGGCTTTGGCTGTGAGCATGCTGGGAGTATCAGAAGCCCTTGCTCTAGGCCAGTCTCTAGGTGTAGCTGCCAGCACCTTGTCGAAAATATTTAACTGCTCCAGCGCTCGCTGTTGGAGTAG TGATTCTTACAACCCTGTGCCTGGGGTGATGGAAGGTGTGCCTTCTTCAAGGGATTATAATGGAGGGTTTGCATCCAAGCTTATG GCTAAAGACTTGAACCTAGCAGCAGAATCAGCTAGGCAAGCTGGTTGCAAACACCCACTAACATCAGAAGCACAAAAGAT ATATACAGAACTTTGCAATGAAGGGCATGAAGGCAAAGATTTCTCATGTGTTTTTCGTCATTATTACACTGGAATGGATGAACATGTTGATCAATAA